From the Psychrobacillus sp. FSL K6-4046 genome, one window contains:
- a CDS encoding alpha-glucosidase, with translation MKTNKEPWWKRSVVYQIYPRSFMDSNGDGIGDIQGIISKLDYIQKLGVNVIWLSPVFDSPNDDNGYDIRNYRTILDEFGTMEDLDQLIRGAEARDLRIVMDLVVNHTSDEHKWFVESKSSKDSKYRDYYIWREGKDNLPPNNWGSVFSGSAWEKDEATDSYYLHLFSKKQPDLNWENEMLRNDIYEMMTYWLDKGIGGFRMDVINFISKVEGLPDGKVGQGQLYGDGSPYFMNGPKIHTYLKEMNERVLQNYDVLTVGEMPGASPKDAQLYTNPANKEVNMVFTFEHMDLDSGPFEKWDAKPLDLVALKHNLEKWQHALHGVGWNSLYWNNHDQPRVVSRFGNDQEYRVTSAKMLAICLHMLQGTPYIYQGEELGMTNVRFDSIEDYKDIETINMYNSKIEQGIPEDTIMRGIYAKGRDNARTPMQWTSDGGFTTGTPWIQMNPNTTEINVEQALNDSSSIFYTYQKLIELRKQHDIITYGSFHLLFPNDPKLFVYKRQTEKEEWLVISNFSNSTEKLQWTSCEVDGLSGKVIIANYDSLEIDEQGISVRPYEAVVLAFERRL, from the coding sequence ATGAAGACAAATAAGGAGCCTTGGTGGAAACGAAGTGTAGTTTATCAAATTTATCCACGTAGCTTTATGGATTCAAACGGAGATGGAATTGGGGATATACAGGGGATTATTTCTAAATTAGATTATATACAGAAGCTAGGTGTCAACGTTATTTGGTTGAGTCCTGTTTTCGACTCTCCGAACGATGACAATGGCTATGACATAAGAAACTACCGTACTATTTTAGATGAGTTTGGAACAATGGAAGATTTGGATCAATTGATAAGGGGAGCAGAAGCGAGAGACTTACGTATCGTAATGGACCTTGTTGTTAACCATACCTCAGACGAACATAAGTGGTTTGTCGAGTCCAAATCCTCAAAGGACTCTAAGTATAGAGACTACTATATCTGGAGGGAGGGGAAAGACAATTTGCCGCCGAATAACTGGGGCTCTGTTTTTTCCGGATCTGCATGGGAGAAGGATGAGGCGACAGATTCCTACTACTTACATTTGTTTTCTAAGAAGCAACCAGACTTGAATTGGGAAAACGAAATGCTTCGTAACGATATATATGAGATGATGACCTATTGGCTAGATAAGGGCATAGGCGGATTTCGAATGGACGTTATTAATTTTATCTCCAAGGTGGAGGGACTACCGGATGGAAAGGTTGGACAAGGACAGCTATATGGCGATGGAAGTCCCTATTTTATGAATGGTCCTAAAATCCATACATATTTAAAAGAAATGAATGAGCGTGTTCTTCAAAACTATGATGTACTCACAGTAGGTGAAATGCCAGGAGCTTCTCCTAAGGATGCTCAGTTATATACGAATCCTGCCAATAAAGAAGTGAACATGGTATTCACCTTTGAACATATGGATTTAGACAGTGGTCCTTTTGAAAAATGGGATGCAAAGCCACTGGATTTAGTTGCGTTAAAACACAATCTTGAGAAATGGCAGCATGCACTTCATGGGGTAGGATGGAATAGCTTATATTGGAACAATCATGACCAGCCTCGTGTGGTTTCTCGTTTTGGAAATGACCAAGAATATCGAGTTACTTCTGCTAAAATGCTAGCTATTTGTCTTCATATGCTACAAGGAACTCCTTATATTTATCAAGGAGAAGAACTAGGTATGACTAACGTTAGATTTGATAGTATTGAAGACTACAAGGATATTGAAACAATTAATATGTATAATAGTAAAATAGAACAAGGTATACCAGAAGACACTATTATGCGTGGTATTTATGCTAAGGGTAGAGACAATGCACGTACACCTATGCAGTGGACAAGCGATGGGGGATTTACAACTGGTACCCCATGGATACAGATGAACCCGAATACTACTGAGATTAATGTGGAACAGGCATTAAACGATTCTTCTTCCATCTTTTATACGTATCAAAAGCTTATTGAGTTGAGAAAACAGCACGACATTATAACTTATGGAAGCTTTCATTTGCTATTTCCAAACGATCCAAAGCTTTTTGTATATAAGCGCCAAACCGAGAAGGAAGAATGGCTTGTCATCTCGAATTTCTCAAATAGTACAGAGAAATTGCAATGGACTAGCTGTGAGGTAGATGGTCTTAGTGGAAAAGTAATAATAGCTAATTATGACTCTCTAGAAATAGACGAACAAGGGATAAGTGTACGTCCCTATGAAGCAGTAGTATTAGCTTTTGAAAGGAGATTATAA